Proteins from one Panicum virgatum strain AP13 chromosome 7K, P.virgatum_v5, whole genome shotgun sequence genomic window:
- the LOC120639945 gene encoding ethylene-responsive transcription factor ERF094-like, whose protein sequence is MDAAAATKECSSWLSSSVLILVLRHGRNEKREGFIGVRPRPWGTFAAEIRDSTRRGARVWLGTFDTPEAAAVLNFPVHRVRESLAPLALAGGAGDGGSPVLALKRRHSKRTRRRRRRLSRTSMDDGPGSPAAMPVLRRVGHGRDGGAAAAGDGGELPGTLWRPGARGPRR, encoded by the exons ATggacgccgctgccgccaccaaaGAATGCTCCAGCTGGCTCTCCTCCTCAGTCCTCATCCTTGTCCTCCGCCATGGCAGGAATG AGAAGCGGGAGGGCTTCATCGGCGTGCGGCCGCGGCCGTGGGGCACGTTTGCCGCCGAGATCCGCGACTCCACGCGGAGGGGCGCTCGCGTGTGGCTCGGCACCTTCGACACcccggaggccgccgccgtcctcaacTTCCCCGTCCACCGCGTGCGGGAGTCGCTGGcgccgctcgcgctcgccggcggcgctggggacGGCGGCTCCCCTGTCCTCGCGCTCAAGCGGCGGCACTCCAAGCGCACGCGCAGGCGGCGCAGAAGGCTCTCCCGGACGAGCATGGACGACGGCCCAGGATCTCCAGCCGCCATGCCAGTGCTCCGACGTGTCGGCCACGGCCGAGATGGCGGTGCCGCAGCAGCAGGTGACGGCGGCGAGCTGCCAGGTACGCTGTGGCGTCCTGGAGCTCGAGGACCTCGGCGCTGA